Proteins co-encoded in one Azospirillum brasilense genomic window:
- a CDS encoding replication protein RepA: MAKIHEQLTLEGFEAVLARTEDPKERRRVMMAHEALSNEMDAIGYLHAGFCQASLPHRKPKDETAPWVRNNGKYQLVVRPGILPLRDGTVLDVGVPYGAKARLIMIYLQTEARKTRSAHVDLGPSMSAWLRRLGLAPTGGERGNYKPVREQVLRIARSEFTLRTTTGPSTAEISDQRLIDGIKLWRDEEDTPDLFRTGGEWVRFVRLTQSFFEHLMEHAVPLDEHAIAKLKNSALALDAYVWLVHRLHRLDKQTVVPWHALSQHFGSVSEHRVLAFRLKEALKDVMAVYPDANIEPTSKGLVLRPSAPAVPSNKHLVLRPVRG; this comes from the coding sequence ATGGCGAAAATCCACGAGCAGCTTACCCTGGAGGGATTCGAGGCGGTTCTTGCCCGCACCGAAGACCCCAAGGAGCGCCGCCGTGTGATGATGGCCCATGAAGCGCTGTCCAACGAGATGGACGCGATCGGCTATCTCCACGCCGGGTTCTGCCAAGCCTCCCTGCCGCACCGCAAGCCCAAGGACGAGACCGCCCCCTGGGTGCGCAACAACGGCAAGTACCAGCTCGTCGTCCGCCCCGGCATCCTGCCGCTGCGCGACGGCACGGTCCTGGACGTCGGCGTTCCCTACGGCGCCAAGGCGCGCCTGATCATGATCTACCTGCAGACCGAGGCGCGCAAGACGCGCAGCGCCCACGTCGATCTGGGGCCGAGCATGAGCGCGTGGCTGCGCCGTCTCGGGCTGGCCCCGACGGGCGGCGAGCGCGGCAACTACAAGCCGGTTCGCGAGCAGGTGCTGCGGATCGCCCGTAGCGAATTCACCCTGCGCACCACCACCGGCCCCTCGACGGCGGAGATCTCCGACCAGCGCCTGATCGACGGCATCAAGCTGTGGCGGGACGAGGAGGACACGCCCGACCTGTTCCGCACCGGCGGCGAGTGGGTGCGCTTCGTCCGCCTGACCCAGAGCTTCTTCGAGCATCTGATGGAACACGCCGTCCCGCTGGACGAGCATGCGATCGCCAAGCTGAAGAATTCCGCCCTGGCGCTCGACGCCTATGTGTGGCTGGTCCACCGCCTGCACCGGCTGGACAAGCAGACGGTGGTTCCCTGGCACGCGCTGTCGCAGCATTTCGGCTCGGTCAGCGAGCACCGCGTCCTGGCCTTCCGTCTCAAGGAAGCGTTGAAGGACGTCATGGCCGTCTATCCCGACGCGAACATCGAGCCGACTTCCAAGGGCCTCGTCCTGCGCCCCTCGGCGCCGGCGGTGCCGTCCAACAAGCATCTCGTCCTGCGCCCCGTCCGCGGCTGA
- a CDS encoding ParA family protein, whose translation MNGEELRAIRERRAEDQLSFATWLNGALNRRYDRSRISRWESGAERIPQQVAGFLAGQGGMAAVPQNAGVPKMQRAVVAVANQKGGVGKTTTAVNLSYALSTLGLKVMLLDSDPQGNATVHMGLDPGEIETQRKGIYNVVRGGASFDSILQPVCGGAVMLAPSSIGLAAAETELVAEPDNSLVLKEKLAEVRNRYDVIVIDCPPNLGLLTINALAASDLVLIPVQTEVFAGLGVPLLLETIAKIRRRSNPSLNIFGILPTMFSSRLTQDQASLREIQEHYEGRTRVLNAVPRATLFAQASGAGRPAIEADPNSNSVQAYGELARELAAHLQTAEDAHVS comes from the coding sequence ATGAACGGGGAAGAACTGCGCGCCATCCGCGAACGGCGTGCCGAGGACCAGCTGAGCTTCGCGACCTGGCTCAACGGCGCACTGAACCGCCGCTACGACCGCTCCCGGATCAGCCGGTGGGAAAGCGGGGCGGAGCGCATCCCCCAGCAGGTCGCCGGGTTTCTGGCCGGACAGGGCGGCATGGCCGCCGTGCCGCAGAACGCCGGGGTGCCCAAGATGCAGCGCGCCGTGGTGGCCGTGGCCAATCAGAAGGGCGGCGTCGGCAAGACGACGACGGCGGTCAACCTGTCCTACGCGCTGTCCACGCTGGGTCTGAAGGTGATGCTTCTCGACAGCGATCCCCAGGGCAACGCCACCGTTCATATGGGGCTCGACCCGGGCGAGATCGAAACCCAGCGCAAGGGCATCTATAATGTGGTGCGCGGCGGGGCGTCCTTCGACAGCATCCTCCAGCCGGTGTGCGGTGGCGCCGTCATGCTCGCCCCCTCCAGCATCGGGCTGGCCGCGGCGGAAACGGAACTGGTGGCGGAGCCGGACAACTCCCTGGTTCTCAAGGAGAAGCTGGCGGAGGTGCGGAACCGTTACGATGTCATCGTGATCGACTGCCCGCCCAACCTCGGCCTTCTCACCATCAACGCGCTGGCGGCCAGCGATCTCGTGCTGATTCCCGTGCAGACGGAGGTGTTCGCCGGGCTCGGCGTGCCGCTGCTGCTGGAAACCATCGCCAAGATCCGCCGCCGCTCGAACCCGTCGCTGAACATCTTCGGCATCCTGCCGACCATGTTCTCGTCCCGCTTGACGCAAGATCAGGCCAGCCTGCGCGAGATTCAGGAGCATTACGAGGGGCGCACCCGCGTCCTGAACGCGGTGCCGCGCGCCACCCTGTTCGCCCAGGCGTCGGGCGCCGGCCGTCCGGCCATCGAGGCCGATCCGAATTCCAACAGCGTCCAGGCCTACGGCGAACTGGCGCGTGAACTGGCCGCCCACCTCCAGACTGCGGAAGACGCCCATGTCTCGTAA
- a CDS encoding ParB/RepB/Spo0J family partition protein: protein MSRKLERTSTRIFDKAAQRGGDALFGLSADFPRLIEVDLDRVHPNPDQPRRHFDDQSLQELANSIARHGLKQPVLVQDLGDGDYRLIAGERRLRACGLAGRQTIFAIVTDGDPDELALIENIQRVDLDAMELARAFARLIERHDYTHEALGQVIGRSQAEVTRTLSLLRLPADIVAEFETRHRSVPKSILTEIAAVDDPVLQRKLWDTIKDGGTVKALREAKRAQMGGGEPDSAAAARVQPAPAVRFVSAVQRIAKDFSAVDAGELRAHRKQLSEAQWQELRRLHALLDELLA, encoded by the coding sequence ATGTCTCGTAAACTCGAACGGACCAGCACCCGCATTTTCGACAAGGCGGCGCAGCGCGGCGGGGACGCGCTGTTCGGGCTCTCCGCCGACTTCCCGCGGCTGATCGAGGTCGATCTCGACCGGGTGCACCCCAATCCCGACCAGCCGCGCCGCCATTTCGACGACCAGTCGCTCCAGGAACTGGCCAACTCCATCGCCCGCCACGGGCTGAAGCAGCCGGTTCTCGTGCAGGATCTCGGCGACGGGGACTACCGGCTGATCGCGGGTGAGCGGCGCCTGCGCGCCTGCGGGCTGGCCGGCCGCCAGACCATCTTCGCCATCGTCACCGACGGCGACCCCGACGAGCTGGCGCTGATCGAGAACATTCAGCGCGTCGACCTCGACGCCATGGAACTGGCCCGCGCCTTCGCCCGGCTGATCGAGCGGCACGACTACACGCACGAGGCGCTGGGGCAGGTCATCGGGCGCAGCCAGGCGGAGGTCACCCGCACCCTGTCGCTGCTGCGTCTGCCGGCCGACATCGTCGCTGAATTTGAAACGCGCCACCGCTCCGTGCCGAAAAGCATCCTGACGGAGATCGCCGCGGTGGACGATCCGGTCCTCCAGAGGAAGCTGTGGGACACCATCAAGGACGGCGGCACGGTCAAGGCGCTGCGCGAGGCCAAGCGCGCCCAGATGGGCGGCGGCGAGCCGGATTCCGCGGCGGCGGCGCGGGTTCAGCCGGCCCCGGCGGTGCGGTTCGTCTCCGCCGTTCAGCGCATCGCCAAGGATTTTTCCGCCGTCGACGCCGGGGAATTGCGGGCGCACCGCAAGCAGCTCAGCGAGGCGCAATGGCAGGAGCTGCGCCGCCTCCACGCCCTTCTCGACGAGCTGCTGGCCTGA
- a CDS encoding mismatch-specific DNA-glycosylase: MTNSEGPIPDIIAPGLNALFVGFNPGMRSGRLGHNYAGPGNQFWKLLAEAGLTPRLLRPEEDRLLPEFGLGSTNLVARATPGAADLSRAELRGGVPRLRALIAEFRPRVIAYTGKGVYLAAADRDRAEWGVQPDSLFDGPVDVVLPSPSGLARLPFAEKLRWFSEVRRVIDAEVDTRR, from the coding sequence ATGACCAATTCCGAAGGCCCGATCCCCGACATCATCGCCCCCGGCCTGAACGCTTTGTTCGTCGGCTTCAACCCCGGAATGCGCTCGGGCCGGCTCGGCCACAATTACGCGGGGCCGGGCAACCAGTTCTGGAAACTGCTGGCGGAGGCCGGCCTGACGCCACGGCTGCTGCGCCCGGAGGAGGACCGGCTGTTGCCGGAGTTCGGGCTGGGCTCCACCAACCTCGTGGCGCGGGCGACCCCGGGCGCCGCCGATCTCAGCCGGGCGGAGCTGCGCGGCGGCGTGCCGCGGCTGCGCGCGCTGATCGCGGAATTCCGGCCGCGGGTGATCGCCTACACGGGGAAGGGGGTTTATCTCGCCGCCGCGGATCGCGACCGGGCGGAGTGGGGGGTGCAGCCGGACAGCCTGTTCGACGGTCCGGTGGACGTCGTGCTGCCCTCGCCCAGCGGGCTCGCCCGTCTGCCCTTCGCGGAAAAGCTGCGCTGGTTCAGCGAGGTCAGGCGGGTCATCGACGCTGAAGTTGACACCCGCCGCTGA
- a CDS encoding YoaK family protein has translation MLVRQGEHRGVSADRSLAWSLAGIAGAVNAAGFYAAGLYSSHMTGTVSTMADHLALGEMGAFGMALAIVATFIAGAMVSAMLINAGQRRGLSAIYAYSVCLEALLLAGLGAADVWLHELRGAALVMGLSFLMGLQNAIVTRISNARVRTTHVTGMITDIGIELGNLIDDLYHRNGRDRVRVTLDKLKTHLPTVGSFFLGGVLGVLGYSAWGAMLFVTLAVILAGFAAPVIVAEWRTAE, from the coding sequence ATGCTGGTCCGGCAGGGTGAACATCGCGGCGTGTCGGCGGATCGCAGTCTGGCTTGGTCGCTGGCGGGCATCGCCGGTGCCGTCAACGCCGCGGGATTCTACGCCGCCGGCCTCTACTCCTCGCACATGACCGGCACCGTCTCGACCATGGCCGATCATCTGGCGCTGGGCGAGATGGGCGCCTTCGGCATGGCGCTGGCGATCGTGGCGACCTTCATCGCCGGGGCGATGGTGTCGGCGATGCTCATCAACGCCGGGCAGCGCCGCGGCCTGTCGGCGATCTACGCCTACAGCGTCTGCCTCGAAGCCCTGCTGCTCGCCGGGCTCGGCGCCGCCGACGTCTGGCTGCACGAGCTTCGCGGCGCCGCGCTGGTCATGGGATTGAGCTTCCTGATGGGGTTGCAGAACGCCATCGTCACGCGCATCTCCAACGCCCGCGTCCGCACCACCCACGTCACCGGCATGATCACCGACATCGGGATCGAGCTGGGCAACCTGATCGACGACCTCTATCACCGCAACGGCCGGGATCGCGTCCGGGTGACGCTCGACAAGCTGAAGACGCATCTGCCGACCGTCGGCTCCTTCTTCCTGGGCGGCGTGCTGGGGGTGCTGGGCTACAGCGCCTGGGGCGCCATGCTGTTCGTGACGCTGGCGGTTATCCTCGCCGGCTTCGCCGCCCCGGTGATTGTCGCCGAATGGCGGACGGCGGAGTAG
- a CDS encoding ANTAR domain-containing response regulator, with protein sequence MANRPLTILVAGPNADATRPVEDGLAGAGGAGRIAPRIAVLHGFADLPARIAALAPDAVVAVLETSDAAALDGVFRLARSAACAVVLFADKAPPGAAAQAAEAGVAAFVLDGLHPARVWPILETALARFAAFETLKRERDEARTQLADRKLIERAKGILMQRNSLTEEAAYNALRKAAMKQGRRIADIAQSVITAAQIEL encoded by the coding sequence ATGGCGAACAGACCCCTGACCATTCTGGTGGCCGGCCCCAACGCCGACGCCACGCGTCCGGTGGAGGACGGCTTGGCCGGGGCGGGGGGCGCCGGCCGGATCGCTCCCCGGATCGCCGTTCTCCATGGCTTCGCCGATCTGCCGGCCCGCATCGCCGCGCTAGCACCGGACGCGGTCGTCGCTGTTTTGGAAACATCGGACGCTGCGGCGCTGGACGGCGTCTTCCGGCTGGCCCGGTCCGCGGCCTGCGCCGTCGTCCTGTTCGCCGACAAAGCGCCGCCGGGGGCGGCGGCGCAGGCGGCGGAGGCCGGGGTGGCCGCCTTCGTCCTGGACGGGCTGCACCCCGCCCGCGTGTGGCCGATCCTGGAGACCGCGCTGGCGCGATTCGCTGCTTTCGAAACGCTGAAACGCGAACGCGACGAGGCGCGCACGCAGCTCGCCGACCGCAAGCTGATCGAGCGGGCGAAGGGCATCCTGATGCAGCGGAATTCCCTGACGGAGGAGGCGGCCTACAACGCCCTGCGCAAGGCGGCCATGAAGCAGGGCCGCCGCATCGCCGACATCGCGCAGAGCGTGATCACCGCCGCCCAGATCGAGCTGTGA
- a CDS encoding ABC transporter ATP-binding protein, whose product MAILELKSVAKSYGGTEVLRGIDLSIAEGEFVAIVGFSGAGKTTLVNLMGGLAAPDAGEVLFRGQPVRGPGAERGVVFQNYSLMPWLSVKDNVALAVDAVHKGKPSPERGVLTRRAVETVGLGHATDRRPKELSGGMRQRVGFARALAMSPEMLLLDEPLSALDALTRAKLQDEIEAIWRKDRKTVVLITNDVDEAILLADRIIPLTPGPGATLGPAFAVDLPRPRDRTAVNHDPDFKRLRAEVTAWLMEAGASRAAAAVDETLTLPAATPITAAPPPKPYLAGQPGGLSDDRYVEFSRVTKTFATPKGPLTVVDGFDLKMRKGEFISLIGHSGCGKSTVLSMVAGLADVSSGGIVLDGREVDGAGPDRAVVFQAPSLFPWLTALENVMLGVDRVYPQAGRGERNDIARYYLSRVGLGDAMHKKAAELSNGMKQRVGIARAFALSPKLLLLDEPFGMLDSLTRWELQEVLMEVWARTQVTAICVTHDVDEAILLADRVVMMSNGPNARIGHILEVDIPHPRTRQALLEHPRYYTYREELLNFLDGGHHGTVKAA is encoded by the coding sequence ATGGCCATCCTTGAGCTGAAGAGCGTCGCGAAGTCCTATGGCGGGACCGAGGTGCTGCGCGGAATCGACCTGTCCATCGCGGAGGGCGAGTTCGTCGCCATCGTCGGCTTCTCCGGCGCCGGCAAGACCACGCTGGTCAACCTGATGGGCGGGCTGGCCGCCCCCGACGCCGGCGAGGTGCTGTTCCGCGGCCAGCCGGTGCGCGGGCCGGGGGCGGAGCGCGGCGTCGTGTTCCAGAACTACTCGCTGATGCCCTGGCTGAGCGTGAAGGACAACGTGGCGCTGGCCGTGGACGCCGTGCACAAGGGCAAGCCGTCCCCGGAGCGCGGCGTGCTCACCCGCCGGGCGGTGGAGACGGTCGGCCTGGGCCATGCCACCGACCGCCGCCCGAAGGAGCTGTCGGGCGGCATGCGCCAGCGCGTCGGCTTCGCCCGCGCGCTCGCCATGAGCCCGGAGATGCTGCTGCTCGACGAGCCGCTGTCGGCGCTGGACGCGCTGACCCGCGCCAAGCTCCAGGACGAGATCGAGGCGATCTGGCGCAAGGACCGCAAGACCGTCGTCCTCATCACCAACGACGTGGACGAGGCTATCCTGCTGGCCGACCGCATCATCCCGCTGACGCCGGGTCCGGGGGCGACGCTCGGCCCGGCCTTCGCGGTGGACCTGCCGCGCCCGCGCGACCGCACCGCCGTGAACCACGACCCCGACTTCAAGCGCCTGCGCGCCGAGGTCACGGCGTGGCTGATGGAGGCCGGGGCCAGCCGCGCCGCCGCCGCGGTGGACGAAACCCTGACCCTGCCGGCGGCGACGCCGATCACCGCCGCGCCGCCGCCCAAGCCCTATTTGGCCGGCCAGCCCGGCGGCCTGTCCGACGACCGCTACGTCGAGTTCAGCCGGGTCACCAAGACCTTCGCCACGCCGAAGGGACCGCTGACCGTGGTGGACGGCTTCGACCTGAAGATGCGCAAGGGCGAGTTCATCTCCCTGATCGGCCATTCGGGCTGCGGCAAGTCCACGGTGCTGTCGATGGTCGCCGGGCTGGCCGACGTGTCCAGCGGCGGCATCGTCCTGGACGGCCGGGAGGTCGACGGCGCCGGCCCCGACCGCGCGGTGGTCTTCCAGGCGCCCAGCCTGTTCCCCTGGCTGACCGCGCTGGAGAACGTCATGCTGGGGGTCGACCGCGTCTACCCGCAGGCCGGCCGGGGGGAGCGCAACGACATCGCCCGCTACTACCTGTCGCGCGTGGGGCTGGGCGACGCCATGCACAAGAAGGCGGCGGAGCTGTCCAACGGCATGAAGCAGCGCGTCGGCATCGCGCGGGCCTTCGCCCTGTCGCCGAAGCTGCTGCTGCTCGACGAGCCCTTCGGTATGCTGGACAGCCTGACCCGCTGGGAGCTTCAGGAGGTGCTGATGGAGGTGTGGGCGCGCACCCAGGTCACCGCGATCTGCGTCACCCACGACGTTGACGAGGCGATCCTGCTGGCCGACCGTGTGGTGATGATGTCCAACGGGCCGAACGCCCGCATCGGCCACATCCTGGAGGTGGACATCCCCCACCCCCGGACCCGGCAGGCCCTGCTGGAGCACCCCCGTTACTACACTTACCGGGAGGAGTTGCTGAACTTCCTGGACGGCGGGCACCACGGGACGGTGAAAGCGGCGTGA
- a CDS encoding ABC transporter permease, translated as MTSVTEASTLSSAEAMRARRKARLAHGLNHAAATLQIVGLGWLSPLLRMAAGDSPRQQGRELWQQMGVPLTALMLFLAAWAWLAPQVNTSLGAIPGPAQVWEQVGVLHADHKAERAKEAAFYDRQAKRNAELLAKDPSAEVKTRPYAGKPTYLDQIVTSLKTVFTGFLLGALVAVPLGVACGLSRTVNAAMNPLIQIFKPVSPLAWLPLVTMVVSATVSSDNPTFEKSFLTSAVTVTLCSLWPTLINTAVGVSSIDKDLMNVGKVLQLSGPTMVRRLVLPSALPYIFTGLRLSLGVGWMVLIAAEMLAQNPGLGKFVWDEFQNGSSSSLARIMVAVFTIGLIGFLLDRVMLAFQAAVSHTGTR; from the coding sequence ATGACCAGCGTGACCGAAGCCTCCACCCTTTCATCCGCCGAGGCGATGCGCGCCCGGCGCAAGGCCCGCCTCGCCCATGGCCTGAACCATGCCGCCGCGACCCTGCAGATCGTCGGGCTCGGCTGGCTCAGCCCGCTGCTCCGCATGGCCGCCGGGGACAGCCCGCGCCAGCAGGGGCGGGAGCTGTGGCAGCAGATGGGCGTGCCGCTGACCGCCCTGATGCTGTTCCTCGCCGCCTGGGCGTGGCTGGCCCCGCAGGTGAACACCAGCCTGGGCGCCATCCCCGGCCCCGCCCAGGTGTGGGAGCAGGTCGGCGTCCTCCACGCCGACCACAAGGCGGAGCGCGCCAAGGAGGCCGCCTTCTACGACCGGCAGGCCAAGCGCAACGCCGAGCTGCTGGCCAAGGACCCGAGCGCCGAGGTGAAGACCCGCCCCTACGCCGGCAAGCCGACCTATCTCGACCAGATCGTCACCAGCCTGAAGACGGTCTTCACCGGCTTCCTGCTCGGCGCGCTGGTGGCGGTGCCGCTGGGGGTGGCCTGCGGCCTGTCGCGCACGGTCAACGCGGCGATGAACCCGCTGATCCAGATCTTCAAGCCGGTGTCGCCGCTGGCCTGGCTGCCGCTGGTCACCATGGTGGTCAGCGCCACCGTGTCGAGCGACAATCCGACCTTCGAGAAGTCCTTCCTCACCTCCGCCGTCACGGTCACGCTCTGCTCGCTGTGGCCGACGCTGATCAACACGGCGGTCGGCGTGTCCTCCATCGACAAGGACCTGATGAACGTCGGCAAGGTGCTGCAGCTCTCCGGCCCGACGATGGTGCGCCGGCTCGTGCTGCCCTCGGCGCTGCCCTACATCTTCACCGGCCTGCGGCTGTCGCTGGGCGTGGGCTGGATGGTGCTGATCGCGGCGGAGATGCTGGCCCAGAATCCCGGCCTCGGCAAATTCGTGTGGGACGAGTTCCAGAACGGCTCCTCCTCCTCGCTCGCCCGCATCATGGTGGCGGTCTTCACCATCGGCCTGATCGGCTTCCTGCTCGACCGCGTCATGCTGGCCTTCCAGGCCGCCGTTTCCCACACCGGCACCCGCTGA
- a CDS encoding CmpA/NrtA family ABC transporter substrate-binding protein — translation MTRDVIRDVIRLPASPRTALLSAAATLALTLGSAQAAPLDVEKDQLKLGFIKLTDMAPLAIAAEKGFFEDEGLSVTLEPQANWKVLLDRVISGELDGAHMLAGQPLGATIGFGTQANVVTAFSMDLNGNGITLSNEVWDRMKPNLPKGPDGKPLHPIKADALKPVIAQYRAEGKPFTMGMVFPVSTHNYELRYWLAAGGINPGYYAPNDVSGQIQADALLSVTPPPQMPATLEAGTIFGYSVGEPWNQQAVMKGIGVPVITDTEIWKNNPEKVFGVTEGWAAKNPKTHLALVKALIRAAMWLDENGNANRAEAVKILAKSEYVGADAKVIANSMTGTFEYEKGDKRAVPDFNVFFRYNATYPFYSDAVWYLTQMRRWGQIAEAKPDSWYDETARKVYKPEIYLKAARLLVEEGKAKEADFPWASDGYKPLDEGFIDGIAYDGRKPNEYLTKLPIGLKGGQAVQGGQLVGG, via the coding sequence GTGACCCGAGACGTGATCCGAGACGTGATCCGACTGCCCGCCTCCCCCCGCACCGCCCTGCTGTCCGCCGCCGCCACGCTGGCGCTGACGCTCGGGTCCGCCCAAGCCGCTCCGCTCGACGTGGAGAAGGACCAGCTCAAACTGGGCTTCATCAAACTCACCGACATGGCCCCGCTCGCCATCGCCGCGGAGAAGGGCTTCTTCGAGGACGAGGGCCTGTCGGTGACGCTGGAGCCGCAGGCCAACTGGAAGGTGCTGCTCGACCGCGTCATCTCCGGGGAGTTGGACGGCGCCCACATGCTGGCTGGCCAGCCGCTGGGCGCCACCATCGGCTTCGGCACCCAGGCCAACGTGGTGACCGCCTTCTCGATGGACCTCAACGGCAACGGCATCACCCTGTCCAACGAGGTGTGGGACCGGATGAAGCCCAACCTGCCCAAGGGGCCGGACGGCAAGCCGCTGCACCCGATCAAGGCCGACGCGCTGAAGCCGGTCATCGCCCAGTACCGGGCGGAGGGCAAGCCCTTCACCATGGGCATGGTCTTCCCCGTCTCCACCCACAATTACGAGCTTCGCTACTGGCTGGCCGCCGGCGGCATCAACCCCGGCTACTACGCGCCCAACGACGTGTCGGGCCAGATCCAGGCCGACGCCCTGCTGTCGGTCACCCCGCCGCCGCAGATGCCGGCAACCCTGGAGGCCGGGACCATCTTCGGCTACAGCGTCGGCGAGCCGTGGAATCAGCAGGCGGTGATGAAGGGCATCGGCGTGCCGGTCATCACCGACACCGAGATCTGGAAGAACAACCCGGAGAAGGTCTTCGGCGTCACCGAGGGCTGGGCCGCCAAGAACCCCAAGACCCATCTGGCGCTGGTCAAGGCGCTGATCCGCGCCGCCATGTGGCTGGACGAGAACGGCAACGCCAACCGCGCCGAGGCGGTGAAGATCCTGGCCAAGTCGGAGTATGTGGGGGCCGACGCCAAGGTCATCGCCAACTCGATGACCGGCACCTTCGAGTATGAGAAGGGTGACAAGCGGGCGGTTCCCGACTTCAACGTCTTCTTCCGCTACAACGCCACCTATCCCTTCTACTCCGACGCCGTCTGGTATCTGACGCAGATGCGCCGCTGGGGCCAGATCGCCGAGGCCAAGCCGGACAGCTGGTACGACGAGACCGCCCGCAAGGTCTACAAGCCGGAGATCTACCTGAAGGCCGCACGGCTGCTGGTGGAGGAGGGCAAGGCCAAGGAGGCCGATTTCCCCTGGGCCAGCGACGGCTACAAGCCGCTGGACGAGGGCTTCATCGACGGCATCGCCTACGACGGCCGCAAGCCCAACGAGTATCTGACGAAGCTGCCCATCGGCCTGAAGGGCGGGCAGGCGGTGCAGGGCGGCCAACTGGTCGGCGGTTGA